A region of Oryzias latipes chromosome 18, ASM223467v1 DNA encodes the following proteins:
- the LOC110017086 gene encoding somatostatin-like: protein MLGSQVQMLLAALGLSLLMACVSGAPQRNPLTHTKQLQLLKSEDPTRLLLMKLVLELVALRRQEMLQELEEEELGGRERLMKRHIRFTQRERKAGCRNFFWKTFTSC, encoded by the exons ATGCTTGGCTCTCAGGTGCAGATGCTCCTCGCAGCGTTGGGTTTGTCCTTGCTGATGGCGTGCGTCAGCGGGGCTCCACAGAGGAACCCGCTCACACACACCAAACAACTCCAGCTCCTCAAAAGCGAG GATCCCACCCGCTTGCTCTTGATGAAGTTGGTGCTGGAGCTGGTGGCCTTGAGAAGACAGGAGATGctccaggagctggaggaagaggagctgggAGGACGCGAGAGGCTGATGAAGAGGCACATCCGCTTCACGCAAAGAGAGCGCAAGGCGGGCTGTCGAAACTTCTTCTGGAAGACCTTCACCTCCTGCTGA
- the trip6 gene encoding thyroid receptor-interacting protein 6 isoform X2 — MSGPTWLPPRNLDSPERAIPQMSHSSGAAIYRAPNKKAMSDFRAKYGPYDQNGVGGVTNRYMATGATGAPSHHPANDRYYSPPPPPGPKEDRSWSPRVDSYDLMQLPPEKPGSYHSKIDADIDSLTGMLADLDSHPQDSSSQLYDNVPYNKYVSGEHYKPQHQRPAPPQGQPSMGYASHPQNQYHSAPPYPSKHQAPPYSHQQDYYPSSSPKPYPQPVPASYTTASTPTGPRFSVQVKTAQPVTYSQTGRQAEQAYTPPPPRQHPSRPPAQIQTVPQGWYPPHSNSPVQEPDGAYKGGVPGSVGRVGQIQMSKRGMENNQAGQGPAQSPAYQSTKGAATMRPEEELDRLTKKLVYDMNHPPAEDYFGRCARCGDNVVGDGSGCIAMEQVFHVECFTCITCHTRLRGKPFYALEKKSYCENCYISTLERCSKCSKPILDRILRAMGKAYHPRCFTCVVCNCCLDGVPFTVDATSQIHCIDDFHRKYAPRCSVCGEPIMPEPGQEETVRIVALDRSFHVDCYVCEECGLLLSSEGEGRGCYPLDGHILCKSCSARRIQDLSAKISTDC, encoded by the exons ATGTCTGGTCCCACCTGGCTGCCCCCAAGGAACCTGGACAGCCCCGAACGTGCCATCCCCCAGATGTCCCACTCCTCCGGGGCAGCGATCTACCGCGCCCCAAACAAAAAGGCCATGTCAGACTTCAGAGCAAAATATGGTCCGTATGACCAGAATGGAGTGGGCGGGGTCACCAACAGGTACATGGCGACAGGAGCCACAG GTGCTCCGAGTCATCATCCAGCAAACGATCGCTACTATtctcctccgcctcctcctgGTCCCAAAGAGGACCGCAGCTGGAGTCCTCGTGTGGACAGCTACGATCTGATG CAACTTCCTCCTGAAAAGCCGGGCAGCTATCACTCCAAGATCGATGcggacattgactccctgacgGGGATGCTGGCGGATCTGGACAGCCACCCGCAGGACTCCAGCTCCCAG CTCTACGACAATGTGCCTTACAACAAGTATGTATCAGGGGAACACTACAAGCCTCAACACCAGAGACCAGCCCCTCCTCAGGGTCAGCCGTCCATGGGCTACGCCTCCCACCCTCAGAACCAGTACCACTCGGCTCCCCCGTATCCCAGCAAGCACCAGGCCCCTCCGTATTCCCACCAGCAGGACTACTACCCGTCCTCCTCCCCTAAGCCCTACCCTCAGCCTGTTCCGGCCTCCTACACCACCGCCTCCACCCCCACCGGGCCCAGGTTCAGCGTGCAGGTGAAAACGGCGCAGCCCGTCACCTACTCCCAAACGGGGAGGCAGGCCGAGCAGGCCTACACCCCGCCGCCCCCTCGCCAGCACCCGTCACGGCCTCCCGCCCAGATCCAGACAGTGCCGCAGGGCTGGTACCCGCCTCACTCCAACTCACCAGTACAGGAGCCCGACGGCGCTTATAAGGGCGGAGTCCCAGGTTCTGTTGGAAGAGTCGGCCAGATCCAGATGTCCAAGAGGGGGATGGAAAACAATCAGGCAGGACAAGGACCGGCTCAGAGTCCTGCTTATCAGTCCACCAAG ggggcagcaacGATGAGGCCAGAGGAGGAGCTGGATCGGCTCACCAAGAAGCTGGTTTATGACATGAACCACCCTCCTGCAGAGGACTATTTCG GTCGCTGCGCCCGCTGTGGGGACAACGTGGTGGGTGACGGCAGCGGGTGCATCGCCATGGAGCAGGTGTTCCACGTGGAGTGTTTCACCTGCATCACCTGTCACACGCGGCTTCGGGGGAAGCCGTTCTACGCGCTCGAGAAGAAGAGCTATTGCGAGAACTGTTACATT agTACGTTGGAGCGCTGTTCCAAATGTTCGAAGCCCATTCTGGACCGCATCTTGCGGGCGATGGGAAAAGCGTACCACCCGCGATGCTTCACCTGTGTGGTCTGTAACTGCTGCCTGGACGGCGTCCCCTTCACTGTGGACGCCACATCTCAGATACACTGCATAGACGACTTCCATCG GAAATACGCCCCTCGCTGCTCAGTGTGTGGTGAACCCATCATGCCTGAACCCGGACAGGAGGAGACTGTCAGGATTGTAGCTCTGGACCGCAGCTTCCACGTCGACTGCTACGTCTGTGAG GAATGTGGTCTCCTGCTGTCGTCTGAGGGCGAAGGTCGCGGCTGCTACCCGCTGGACGGCCACATCCTGTGCAAGAGCTGCAGCGCTCGCCGCATCCAGGACCTGTCAGCCAAAATCTCCACCGACTGCTAA
- the trip6 gene encoding thyroid receptor-interacting protein 6 isoform X1: MSGPTWLPPRNLDSPERAIPQMSHSSGAAIYRAPNKKAMSDFRAKYGPYDQNGVGGVTNRYMATGATGAPSHHPANDRYYSPPPPPGPKEDRSWSPRVDSYDLMQLPPEKPGSYHSKIDADIDSLTGMLADLDSHPQDSSSQLYDNVPYNKYVSGEHYKPQHQRPAPPQGQPSMGYASHPQNQYHSAPPYPSKHQAPPYSHQQDYYPSSSPKPYPQPVPASYTTASTPTGPRFSVQVKTAQPVTYSQTGRQAEQAYTPPPPRQHPSRPPAQIQTVPQGWYPPHSNSPVQEPDGAYKGGVPGSVGRVGQIQMSKRGMENNQAGQGPAQSPAYQSTKQGAATMRPEEELDRLTKKLVYDMNHPPAEDYFGRCARCGDNVVGDGSGCIAMEQVFHVECFTCITCHTRLRGKPFYALEKKSYCENCYISTLERCSKCSKPILDRILRAMGKAYHPRCFTCVVCNCCLDGVPFTVDATSQIHCIDDFHRKYAPRCSVCGEPIMPEPGQEETVRIVALDRSFHVDCYVCEECGLLLSSEGEGRGCYPLDGHILCKSCSARRIQDLSAKISTDC, from the exons ATGTCTGGTCCCACCTGGCTGCCCCCAAGGAACCTGGACAGCCCCGAACGTGCCATCCCCCAGATGTCCCACTCCTCCGGGGCAGCGATCTACCGCGCCCCAAACAAAAAGGCCATGTCAGACTTCAGAGCAAAATATGGTCCGTATGACCAGAATGGAGTGGGCGGGGTCACCAACAGGTACATGGCGACAGGAGCCACAG GTGCTCCGAGTCATCATCCAGCAAACGATCGCTACTATtctcctccgcctcctcctgGTCCCAAAGAGGACCGCAGCTGGAGTCCTCGTGTGGACAGCTACGATCTGATG CAACTTCCTCCTGAAAAGCCGGGCAGCTATCACTCCAAGATCGATGcggacattgactccctgacgGGGATGCTGGCGGATCTGGACAGCCACCCGCAGGACTCCAGCTCCCAG CTCTACGACAATGTGCCTTACAACAAGTATGTATCAGGGGAACACTACAAGCCTCAACACCAGAGACCAGCCCCTCCTCAGGGTCAGCCGTCCATGGGCTACGCCTCCCACCCTCAGAACCAGTACCACTCGGCTCCCCCGTATCCCAGCAAGCACCAGGCCCCTCCGTATTCCCACCAGCAGGACTACTACCCGTCCTCCTCCCCTAAGCCCTACCCTCAGCCTGTTCCGGCCTCCTACACCACCGCCTCCACCCCCACCGGGCCCAGGTTCAGCGTGCAGGTGAAAACGGCGCAGCCCGTCACCTACTCCCAAACGGGGAGGCAGGCCGAGCAGGCCTACACCCCGCCGCCCCCTCGCCAGCACCCGTCACGGCCTCCCGCCCAGATCCAGACAGTGCCGCAGGGCTGGTACCCGCCTCACTCCAACTCACCAGTACAGGAGCCCGACGGCGCTTATAAGGGCGGAGTCCCAGGTTCTGTTGGAAGAGTCGGCCAGATCCAGATGTCCAAGAGGGGGATGGAAAACAATCAGGCAGGACAAGGACCGGCTCAGAGTCCTGCTTATCAGTCCACCAAG cagggggcagcaacGATGAGGCCAGAGGAGGAGCTGGATCGGCTCACCAAGAAGCTGGTTTATGACATGAACCACCCTCCTGCAGAGGACTATTTCG GTCGCTGCGCCCGCTGTGGGGACAACGTGGTGGGTGACGGCAGCGGGTGCATCGCCATGGAGCAGGTGTTCCACGTGGAGTGTTTCACCTGCATCACCTGTCACACGCGGCTTCGGGGGAAGCCGTTCTACGCGCTCGAGAAGAAGAGCTATTGCGAGAACTGTTACATT agTACGTTGGAGCGCTGTTCCAAATGTTCGAAGCCCATTCTGGACCGCATCTTGCGGGCGATGGGAAAAGCGTACCACCCGCGATGCTTCACCTGTGTGGTCTGTAACTGCTGCCTGGACGGCGTCCCCTTCACTGTGGACGCCACATCTCAGATACACTGCATAGACGACTTCCATCG GAAATACGCCCCTCGCTGCTCAGTGTGTGGTGAACCCATCATGCCTGAACCCGGACAGGAGGAGACTGTCAGGATTGTAGCTCTGGACCGCAGCTTCCACGTCGACTGCTACGTCTGTGAG GAATGTGGTCTCCTGCTGTCGTCTGAGGGCGAAGGTCGCGGCTGCTACCCGCTGGACGGCCACATCCTGTGCAAGAGCTGCAGCGCTCGCCGCATCCAGGACCTGTCAGCCAAAATCTCCACCGACTGCTAA